Part of the Methanobacterium sp. Maddingley MBC34 genome, GGGGAACATTGGACCAGAGCAGGCAGACTACACTCAGCTGGTTAAAGGAGGGGGGCATGGAAACTACAGAAACATTGTCCTGGCCCCTAACTCTGTTCAGGAGATGTGTGACTTTACCATGAAGGCTTTCCAACTGGCAGAGAAGTACCGTAACCCTGCAGTGGTCCTGGCAGATGGAGTACTGGGTCAGATGGTGGAAAGACTCCACTTCCCATCAGAAGCCTTAACCCCAACCTATGACGAGTCATGGGCTGTCAGGGGCAACCGTGAAACAAAAGGAAACCTGGTAACCAGCATATTCCTGGACTTCGACCAGCTTGAAGATTTTAACTACCGTTTACAGGATAAATACCAGGCCATCCGTGAAAACGAGGTGGATTACGAGGAATACATGATGGATGATGCTGATATTATCCTGGTAGCCTATGGTATAAGCAGTCGTGTGGCCCGTTCAGCAGTGGACATGGTTCGAGCCGAGGGTATAAAAGCAGGACTCTTCCGTCCTAAAACATTATTCCCATTCCCAGAAGAACCTCTAAAACAAATAGCCTCAAGTAAAGATTGTCAATTTTTATCAGTGGAAATGAGTAATGGTCAGATGCAGGAAGATATAACACTGGCAATTGGTTGCCAGCGTCAGGTGGAACTGGTGAACCGAATGGGTGGAAACCTAATAGACCAAAAAAGTATCATAGATAAAATCCATGAAATGGCAGGTGATAACTGATGACACTTGATAAAACCATGGATGAAGGTAAAGAAGTAAAAATGGATGAAAAAGTCCTTAAAAAACCGGTATCTATGCTGGATGAGTTTCCCCGTAAAGGTGGGAGTGCACCTACTGCCACTCATTACTGCCCGGGTTGTGGCCATGGAATACTCCACAAGCTCATAGGAGAGGCTCTAGATGAACTGGGAATACAGGACCGCACAGTCATGACCAGTCCAGTGGGATGTGCAGTTTTCGCATATTACTACTTTGACTGTGGACATGTTCAGGTGGCACACGGACGTGCACCTGCAGTGGGAACAGGAATTTCCCGTGCAGAAGAAGAAGCAGTGGTAATGTTATATCAGGGAGATGGAGATCTGGCATCAATAGGATTGAATGAAACTATCCAGGCTGCTAATCGGGGAGAAAAAATGGCAGTGTTCTTTGTAAATAACACGGTCTACGGAATGACTGGTGGACAGATGGCACCAACCACCCTGGTGGGTGAAGTCACTGTGACTTGCCCTGAGGGCCGGGACCCCCGTTACACGGGTTATCCTATGCATATGGCAGAATTACTGGATAACTTGGAAGCACCCATCTTCATTGAACGTGTCTCTGTTTCCGATCCTAAAAATATCCGCAGAGCTAAAAGAGCAGTGAAAAAAGCCCTTGAAGTTCAAAGAGATAGTAAAGGATATGCATTTGTAGAAGTACTCTCACCATGTCCCACCAACCTCAGAATGGACGCCCAGGCAACAGAAGATTTCGTTAACAATGAAATGGCCAAAGAATTCCCACTAAAAAACTTCCGAGATAAAAGAAGCCAAACAGAAACCCTGTGTCGTGCAGTTAGCGATTTTTCACAGGAAGCACTGGAAGACATCTTCGAAGTTCAGGATGATACATCATGGGAGGCCCGTGATGATCCATCATTCCCTAGAAAGGTGGTTCGAATTGCAGGATTCGGAGGTCAGGGAGTTTTAAGTATGGGACTTACCCTGGCACAGGCTGCCTGTAATGACCAGCGCCATGTATCATGGTATCCATCCTACGGACCAGAGCAAAGGGGAGGAACCTCAGACTGCACAGTGGTCATATCAGGTGAACCCATAGGCTCCCCTGTACTTCAAACCTCCGATGGCCTGGTGGCAATGAACAAACCTTCCATGGAAAAATTCGCATCCAGAGTTAGGGAAGGTGGAATTATCATCTACGAAAGCAGTATTGGTGAGTTTGAAACCCCAAAAGGACTCAGAACCCTGGCTATACCTGCCCGTAAGATAGCCAAGAATCATGGTGTAAAAAGAGCTGCTAACACGGCAATGCTTGGCGTTATAATGGAATTAGGTTTAACTGGTCTTCCTAAACATGTTTTTACCGAAGCAGTGGAACACACCTTCCGTAGAAAACCTAAACTGGTGCCAGCCAACCTGGAAATACTGGAAGCGGGAGCAGAGTGGGCCCGGGAAAACCTTAAGAAATGAAAAATATTATGGAGAGAAAATAGTATAGAATCTGGTTAAAATAGGAATAATCCTTATTTTAACTCTCTCTTATTCTTTTTGATAACTACAGTACTTTTTTGTTAATATGTCCTATAATTGCTTTTTATTTTATCTCCTAAAACCTTTTTAAGAATATTAAAGTATATTTTTATATTCATTTTATTTTTTTGGGGATTTT contains:
- a CDS encoding 2-oxoacid:ferredoxin oxidoreductase, alpha subunit (PFAM: domain) is translated as MTIQLIKGNTAVIVGAMYAGCDCFFGYPITPASEVLHEASLYFPKVGRKFVQAESEEASINMVYGAAAAGHRVITASSGPGISLMQEGISFLAGAELPCVLVDIMRAGPGLGNIGPEQADYTQLVKGGGHGNYRNIVLAPNSVQEMCDFTMKAFQLAEKYRNPAVVLADGVLGQMVERLHFPSEALTPTYDESWAVRGNRETKGNLVTSIFLDFDQLEDFNYRLQDKYQAIRENEVDYEEYMMDDADIILVAYGISSRVARSAVDMVRAEGIKAGLFRPKTLFPFPEEPLKQIASSKDCQFLSVEMSNGQMQEDITLAIGCQRQVELVNRMGGNLIDQKSIIDKIHEMAGDN
- a CDS encoding 2-oxoacid:ferredoxin oxidoreductase, beta subunit (PFAM: Pyruvate ferredoxin/flavodoxin oxidoreductase; Thiamine pyrophosphate enzyme, C-terminal TPP binding domain), with translation MTLDKTMDEGKEVKMDEKVLKKPVSMLDEFPRKGGSAPTATHYCPGCGHGILHKLIGEALDELGIQDRTVMTSPVGCAVFAYYYFDCGHVQVAHGRAPAVGTGISRAEEEAVVMLYQGDGDLASIGLNETIQAANRGEKMAVFFVNNTVYGMTGGQMAPTTLVGEVTVTCPEGRDPRYTGYPMHMAELLDNLEAPIFIERVSVSDPKNIRRAKRAVKKALEVQRDSKGYAFVEVLSPCPTNLRMDAQATEDFVNNEMAKEFPLKNFRDKRSQTETLCRAVSDFSQEALEDIFEVQDDTSWEARDDPSFPRKVVRIAGFGGQGVLSMGLTLAQAACNDQRHVSWYPSYGPEQRGGTSDCTVVISGEPIGSPVLQTSDGLVAMNKPSMEKFASRVREGGIIIYESSIGEFETPKGLRTLAIPARKIAKNHGVKRAANTAMLGVIMELGLTGLPKHVFTEAVEHTFRRKPKLVPANLEILEAGAEWARENLKK